One segment of Solanum stenotomum isolate F172 chromosome 1, ASM1918654v1, whole genome shotgun sequence DNA contains the following:
- the LOC125853328 gene encoding uncharacterized protein LOC125853328, with the protein MSDPLAASRQAMDEKQCKVELERWINIEESILMQKSRVQWLKLGDANTSYFHACLKSRKSQKQITQLMSLEGIVLSSGSQVEREITKFYKQLLGSAATSLPTVDITVKGGGNVLSRDQQLQLVRQVEKEEIWKALAGISDTKSPGYDGFNAYFFKKGWFVMGEEITSAIMEFVNTTREFMGCMGPYILC; encoded by the coding sequence ATGAGTGATCCCCTAGCAGCTAGTAGGCAAGCAATGGATGAAAAACAATGCAAAGTGGAACTTGAGAGGTGGATAAATATTGAAGAGAGCATCTTGATGCAAAAGTCTAGAGTGCAATGGTTGAAATTGGGGGATGCTAACACCTCGTATTTTCATGCATGTCTAAAGTCAAGGAAAAGTCAGAAGCAAATAACACAATTGATGAGTCTTGAAGGCATAGTATTGTCATCTGGAAGCCAGGTTGAAAGGGAAATTACAAAGTTTTATAAACAATTGCTAGGTTCTGCAGCAACTAGTCTACCAACAGTGGACATAACTGTCAAGGGTGGTGGTAATGTTCTATCAAGAGATCAGCAGCTACAACTAGTTAGGCAGGTGGAGAAGGAAGAAATATGGAAAGCACTAGCTGGCATCAGTGACACAAAGAGCCCTGGGTATGATGGGTTTAAtgcttattttttcaaaaaagggTGGTTTGTTATGGGAGAAGAGATAACTAGTGCTATTATGGAATTCGTTAATACAACAAGAGAATTTATGGGTTGTATGGGTCCATACATACTATGTTAA
- the LOC125853318 gene encoding uncharacterized protein LOC125853318 — MACPTCNKDALSQKVRSKICYMGHRRYLKPSHAWRRSMQFDGKVEKRLKPKELLGDDVLQQLDLLSTYRPGKHSYNKKKKRLPIVLNWVRKNIFFELPYWKSLKLRHNLDVMHIEKNICESILGTLLNIDRKTRDTEKAREDLKDMNIRKELWLQHDDSSYTMPYACYNMSEKEKREFGEFLKYAKFRDGYASNISRCVSTDGVKLAKLKSHDYHVLLQQLLPIAIRGFGNKDVSLALIELGHFFQRLCCKTLKRDDLEQLERDIVIILCKLDMIFPPAFFDIMVHLVVHLPREAMYGGPVQYHWMYKIERFLCKLKRYVLNKARPEGSIAEGYIIDECLTFCSMYLTNIETRFNREDRNADGSSNKEEHVLDIFSKSVRPFKGEYDAIPKKDLDMAQWYVLNNCEEAEPFLQEHKNELLNQDVVNIEEKHFSLWFKGKIMHLCNKENSMSIKKLYPLAMGPDVRGRRYPGCIVNGVRYHIQSRDELRKSQNSGIVVEGYHENEVIDFYGIIVDIIELEYIEGNRVVLFKCKWFDLRKKLGMQKDKNFTSINVNRFWYEHDSFAVATQGNQVFYICDLKLGKNWRIVQKFQDRHIYDVLEMQNSKVENDELHTTDEVY; from the exons ATGGCATGCCCTACTTGCAATAAGGATGCACTGTCACAAAAGGTAAGAAGTAAAATTTGTTACATGGGTCATCGTCGGTATCTTAAACCTAGCCACGCATGGAGAAGAAGCATGCAGTTTGATGGGAAGGTAGAAAAAAGATTGAAACCAAAAGAGCTCTTAGGAGATGATGTCTTACAACAATTGGATCTACTCAGTACTTATAGACCAGGAAAACACtcatataataagaaaaaaaagcgTCTTCCTATAGTGTTGAATTGGGtgaggaaaaatattttctttgagtTACCATACTGGAAGAGCTTGAAGTTGCGGCACAATTTAGATGTCATGCACATAGAAAAAAACATTTGTGAGAGTATTTTAGGGACATTACTGAATATTGACAGGAAAACTAGAGACACAGAGAAAGCAAGAGAAGATCTTAAGGATATGAAcataagaaaggaactatggtTGCAGCATGATGATTCTAGTTATACAATGCCATATGCTTGTTATAACATGtcagaaaaagagaaaagagaatttGGGGAATTTTTGAAATATGCTAAATTTCGTGATGGTTATGCTTCAAATATCTCAAGGTGTGTAAGTACAGATGGTGTTAAGTTAGCTAAACTCAAAAGTCATGATTATCATGTTTTGCTACAACAATTGCTACCTATAGCTATTCGTGGATTTGGAAATAAAGATGTCTCTTTAGCATTGATTGAGTTAGGTCATTTCTTTCAACGGTTGTGTTGTAAGACATTGAAACGAGATGACTTAGAACAACTTGAAAGGGATATAGTTATTATATTATGTAAGCTTGACATGATCTTTCCACCTGCTTTTTTTGATATTATGGTACATTTGGTTGTACATTTACCACGAGAAGCTATGTATGGGGGACCAGTCCAGTATCATTGGATGTACAAAATTGAGAGATTTTTGTGTAAGCTTAAGCGTTATGTGCTAAACAAGGCGCGACCAGAAGGTTCTATTGCAGAAGGTTATATTATTGATGAATGTTTGACATTTTGCTCTATGTATCTTACTAACATTGAGACTAGATTTAATCGTGAAGATCGAAATGCTGATGGATCTAGCAACAAAGAGGAACATGTTCTGGACATATTTTCTAAAAGTGTTAGACCATTTAAAGGAGAATATGATGCAATACCGAAGAAAGATCTTGATATGGCTCAGTGGTATGTGTTAAATAATTGTGAAGAAGCAGAGCCTTTTCTACA GGAACACAAAAATGAGTTGTTAAACCAAGATGTTGTGAATATAGAAGAGAAACATTTTTCTTTATGGTTCAAAGGGAAA ATTATGCATTTGTGTAATAAGGAGAATTCAATGTCTATCAAGAAGTTATATCCTTTGGCAATGGGACCTGATGTTCGAGGAAGGAGATATCCTGGTTGTATTGTTAATGGTGTTAGGTACCATATTCAAAGTCGTGATGAATTACGTAAAAGTCAAAATAGTGGCATAGTCGTTGAAGGCTATCATGAAAATGAAGTGATTGACTTTTATGGTATTATAGTTGACATTATTGAGTTAGAGTATATAGAAGGCAATCGAGTTGTTCTATTTAAATGCAAGTGGTTTGATCTTCGTAAAAAACTTGGGATGCAGAAAGATAAAAATTTTACCAGTATAAATgtaaatagattttggtatgaACATGATTCTTTTGCAGTAGCTACTCAAGGAAATCAAGTATTTTATATTTGTGATCTGAAATTGGGAAAAAATTGGCGAATTGTGCAAAAATTTCAAGATAGACATATATATGATGTGCTAGAGATGCAAAATTCAAAGGTGGAAAATGATGAATTACACACTACTGATGAAGTGTATTAA